From Vibrio splendidus, a single genomic window includes:
- the yfbV gene encoding terminus macrodomain insulation protein YfbV: MSNRVGLASSLKDGQKYMDLWPVRKELNAIFPEQRIIKATRFGVKVMPAIAAISILTQMVFNNYHAMPQAVVMALFAISLPLQGMWWLGNRSNTQLPPALVSWYRELHEKISETGFALEPMKPRPRYKELAIILNRAFRQLDKSSMERWF, translated from the coding sequence ATGAGTAATAGAGTTGGTTTAGCGAGCAGTTTAAAAGATGGCCAAAAGTACATGGATCTCTGGCCTGTTCGAAAAGAGTTAAACGCTATCTTCCCTGAACAGCGCATCATTAAAGCCACTCGTTTTGGTGTGAAAGTGATGCCAGCGATAGCTGCTATTAGTATTCTTACACAAATGGTCTTCAACAATTATCATGCGATGCCGCAAGCTGTGGTTATGGCGTTGTTTGCGATCAGCTTGCCACTTCAAGGCATGTGGTGGTTAGGTAACCGTTCGAACACTCAATTACCGCCAGCATTGGTTTCGTGGTATCGAGAGTTGCACGAGAAGATCAGCGAAACAGGTTTTGCATTGGAACCAATGAAACCACGCCCTCGTTACAAAGAGTTGGCGATCATTTTAAATCGCGCATTTCGTCAGCTAGACAAATCTTCAATGGAACGTTGGTTTTAA
- a CDS encoding acetate kinase: MSKLVLVLNCGSSSLKFAVVDAETGAEHLTGLAECLGLPEARMKWKLDGKHEAQLGAGAAHVEALSFMVETILASKPELKANLGAIGHRIVHGGEQFTSSALITDEVLKGIQDAATFAPLHNPAHLIGIEAAQQNFPGLQNVAVFDTAFHQTMPSESYLYALPYNLYKEHGIRRYGMHGTSHLFITREVAGLLNKPVEEVNIINCHLGNGASVCAIKNGQSVDTSMGLTPLEGLVMGTRCGDLDPAIIFHLHDALGYSVEEINNMLTKESGLAGLTEVTSDCRFVEDNYGEKEEATRAMDVFCHRLAKYVAGYTATLEGRLDAITFTGGIGENSGPIREMVLNRLGIFGIEVDSEANLKARFGGEGTITTANSRIPAMVISTNEELVIAEDTAKLAGL; this comes from the coding sequence ATGTCTAAGCTAGTTTTAGTTTTAAACTGTGGTAGTTCTTCTCTTAAATTTGCTGTTGTTGATGCAGAAACAGGTGCTGAGCACCTAACTGGTCTTGCTGAGTGTCTTGGTCTTCCAGAAGCTCGTATGAAGTGGAAACTTGATGGCAAGCACGAAGCACAACTAGGCGCGGGCGCAGCTCACGTAGAAGCACTATCTTTCATGGTAGAAACTATTCTTGCTTCTAAGCCTGAGCTTAAAGCTAACCTTGGCGCTATCGGTCACCGTATCGTACACGGTGGCGAGCAGTTCACTTCTTCTGCACTTATCACTGATGAAGTTCTTAAGGGTATTCAAGACGCTGCGACTTTCGCACCTCTTCATAACCCAGCTCACCTTATCGGTATCGAAGCGGCTCAACAGAACTTCCCTGGTCTACAAAACGTTGCTGTATTTGACACTGCGTTCCACCAAACAATGCCTTCTGAGTCTTACCTATACGCTCTACCGTACAACCTGTACAAAGAGCACGGCATCCGTCGTTACGGCATGCACGGTACTTCTCACCTGTTCATTACTCGTGAAGTTGCTGGTTTACTAAACAAGCCAGTTGAAGAAGTTAACATCATCAACTGTCACCTAGGTAACGGCGCATCTGTATGTGCTATCAAGAACGGTCAATCTGTAGATACTTCTATGGGTCTTACTCCTCTTGAAGGTCTAGTAATGGGTACTCGTTGTGGTGACCTAGATCCTGCGATCATCTTCCACCTACACGACGCTCTTGGTTACTCTGTTGAAGAAATCAACAACATGCTAACTAAAGAATCTGGTCTTGCTGGTCTAACTGAAGTGACTTCTGACTGTCGTTTCGTTGAAGACAACTACGGTGAGAAAGAAGAAGCAACTCGTGCAATGGACGTGTTCTGTCACCGTCTAGCTAAGTACGTTGCTGGTTACACTGCAACTCTAGAAGGTCGTCTAGACGCAATCACTTTCACTGGCGGCATCGGCGAGAACTCTGGCCCAATCCGTGAAATGGTTCTTAACCGCCTAGGCATCTTCGGCATCGAAGTTGACAGCGAAGCTAACCTTAAAGCACGTTTCGGCGGCGAAGGTACTATCACTACAGCTAACAGCCGTATCCCTGCAATGGTTATCTCTACTAATGAAGAGCTAGTAATTGCTGAAGACACTGCGAAACTAGCAGGTCTTTAA